The following are encoded together in the Haemorhous mexicanus isolate bHaeMex1 chromosome 39, bHaeMex1.pri, whole genome shotgun sequence genome:
- the CTU1 gene encoding cytoplasmic tRNA 2-thiolation protein 1 — translation MDWEGTGMDWDGLGGALGGRSRCTVCGVFRRHALERAAREMGADWIATGHNADDVAETVLMNFLRGDVARLRRAANEATVATNLTWGATNVTTATNEATTATDLTWGATNVTTATNEATTATNRATMATNGSEAWGATKVTSGATTATNRTLATKEVSEATKEAAAVKEAVVATSVVSEGRDNNEVTVATKRNQTEPNEDPTEPNENSEEPNGNPTELNENPTEPIKNSTKLNEDPTKPNGNSMKPNENSTKLNENPTEPNENPTEPNENSTKLNENSTEPKENPTEPIKNSTEPNKNLEEPDENPTELNENSMKPNENPTKLNEDPTELNENSTEPNENPTEPNENLEEPNENPTEPNGTPTEPIKNPTEPNGDPTNLNENSTEPNENPTEPNGDPTKLNENPTEPNENLEEPNENPTDLNENSMEPIKNSTEPNKNLEEPNENPTELNENSMKPNENSTKLNEDPTEPIKNSTKLNGDPTNLNENSTEPNENPTEPNKNSTKLDENPTEPNENPMEPNKNSTESNKNLEEPNEKPTELNKNSTKPNENPTKLNEDPTEPIKNSTKLNGNPMEPNENLEEPNEKPTELNKNSTEPNKNPTEPNENPTELNENSTKLNENPTEPNKNPTEPIKNSTEPNKNLEEPNEKPTELNKNSTNLNENSTKLNENSMKSIKNSTKPNEDPTKPNENLEEPNENPTELNENPTELLKNLAKLNEDPTKPNRNSMESNENSTELNEDPTEPNENPTKPNKNSEEPNENSTKPNKNSEEPNENSTKLNENPTNLNENSTKLNEDPTEPNENSTKLTKNPTKLTKNPTKLTKNLTKPPKNPTRPTKNPTKPPKNPTKPPKNPTRPTKPSSSPAGAAPWPTVPRLKPLRHASQKEIVLYAHFRGLPYASAECRHAPLAFRGHPRALLKELEAARPAAVAALAHSGRRLALGAAPGAGAAPGACGRCGAAASGELCMACVLLAALDQGRPRLALGKRRLRVATEGGGGQGGGGYWGVVVKGSVATRMEEVATGRVDKALVAPLVAGRWPPRWPWSCRAMVAMVVALVAPVAGRWPPRWPWSCRAMVAPVVALVAPVAGRWPPRWPWSCRAAPGARSGAASAPSATGGGARGAPGGGVGDIWDF, via the exons atggactgggagggcactgggatggactgggatggactgggcgGGGCCCTGGGGGGGCGGAGCCGCTGCACCGTGTGCGGAGTGTTCCGGAGACACGCCCTGGAGAGAGCGGCACGGGAGATGGGAGCGGACTGGATCGCCACTG GCCACAACGCCGACGACGTGGCCGAGACGGTGCTGATGAATTTCCTGCGCGGCGACGTGGCGCGGCTGCGGCGCGCGGCCAACGAGGCCACCGTGGCCACCAACCTCACCTGGGGGGCCACCAACGTCACCACGGCCACCAACGAGGCCACCACGGCCACCGACCTCACCTGGGGGGCCACCAACGTCACCACGGCCACCAACGAGGCCACCACGGCCACCAACAGGGCCACCATGGCCACCAACGGCAGCGAGGCCTGGGGGGCCACCAAGGTCACCAGTGGGGCCACCACGGCCACCAACAGGACCTTGGCCACCAAGGAGGTCTCAGAGGCCACCAAGGAGGCCGCCGCGGTCAAGGAAGCCGTTGTGGCCACCAGCGTGGTcagtgagggcagggacaaCAACGAGGTCACCGTGGCCACCAAGAGGAACCAAACAGAGCCCAACGAGGACCCAACGGAACCCAATGAGAACTCAGAGGAACCCAATGGGAACCCAACAGAACTCAACGAGAACCCAACGGAACCCATCAAGAATTCAACAAAACTCAATGAGGACCCAACAAAACCCAACGGGAACTCAATGAAACCCAACGAGAACTCAACAAAACTCAACGAGAACCCAACAGAACCCAACGAGAACCCAACGGAACCCAACGAGAACTCAACAAAACTCAACGAGAACTCAACGGAACCCAAGGAGAACCCAACGGAACCCATCAAGAACTCAACGGAACCCAACAAGAACTTAGAGGAACCCGATGAGAACCCAACGGAACTCAACGAGAATTCAATGAAACCCAACGAGAACCCAACAAAACTCAATGAGGACCCAACGGAACTCAATGAGAACTCAACGGAACCCAACGAGAACCCAACGGAACCCAACGAGAACTTAGAGGAACCCAACGAGAACCCAACGGAACCCAATGGGACCCCAACGGAACCCATCAAGAACCCAACGGAACCCAACGGGGATCCAACAAACCTCAATGAGAACTCAACAGAACCCAACGAGAACCCAACGGAACCCAACGGGGATCCAACAAAACTCAACGAGAACCCAACGGAACCCAACGAGAACTTAGAGGAACCCAATGAGAACCCAACGGATCTCAACGAGAACTCAATGGAACCCATCAAGAACTCAACGGAACCCAACAAGAACTTAGAGGAACCCAATGAGAACCCAACGGAACTCAACGAGAATTCAATGAAACCCAACGAGAACTCAACAAAACTCAATGAGGACCCAACGGAACCCATCAAGAACTCAACAAAACTCAACGGGGATCCAACAAACCTCAATGAGAACTCAACAGAACCCAACGAGAACCCAACGGAACCCAACAAGAACTCAACAAAACTCGACGAGAACCCAACAGAACCCAATGAGAACCCAATGGAACCCAACAAGAACTCAACGGAATCCAACAAGAACTTAGAGGAACCCAATGAGAAGCCAACGGAACTCAACAAGAACTCAACAAAACCCAATGAGAACCCAACAAAACTCAACGAGGACCCAACAGAACCCATCAAGAACTCAACAAAACTCAACGGGAACCCAATGGAACCCAACGAGAACTTAGAGGAACCCAATGAGAAGCCAACGGAACTCAACAAGAACTCAACGGAACCCAACAAGAACCCAACGGAACCCAATGAGAACCCAACAGAACTCAACGAGAACTCAACAAAACTCAACGAGAACCCAACGGAACCCAACAAGAATCCAACGGAACCCATCAAGAACTCAACGGAACCCAACAAGAACTTAGAGGAACCCAATGAGAAGCCAACGGAACTCAACAAGAACTCAACAAATCTCAATGAGAACTCAACAAAACTCAATGAGAACTCAATGAAATCCATCAAGAATTCAACAAAACCCAACGAGGACCCAACAAAACCCAATGAGAACTTAGAGGAACCCAATGAGAACCCAACGGAACTCAACGAGAACCCAACAGAACTCCTCAAGAACTTAGCAAAACTCAATGAGGacccaacaaaacccaacaggaaCTCAATGGAATCCAATGAGAACTCAACAGAACTCAACGAGGACCCAACGGAACCCAACGAgaacccaacaaaacccaacaagaACTCAGAGGAACCCAATGAGAACtcaacaaaacccaacaagaACTCAGAGGAACCCAATGAGAACTCAACAAAACTCAATGAGAACCCAACAAACCTCAATGAGAACTCAACAAAACTCAACGAGGACCCAACAGAACCCAACGAGAACTCAACGAAACTCACCAAGAACCCAACGAAACTCACCAAGAACCCAACAAAACTCACCAAGAACCTAACGAAACCCCCCAAGAACCCAACGCGCCCCACCAAGAACCCAACGAAACCCCCCAAGAACCCAACGAAACCCCCCAAGAACCCAACACGACCCACCAAACCCTCCAGCagccccgccggggccgcgccgtGGCCGACGGTGCCGCGCCTGAAGCCGCTGCGCCACGCCTCGCAGAAGGAGATCGTGCTCTACGCCCACTTCCGGGGGCTGCCCTACGCCAGCGCCGAGTGCCGGCACGCGCCGCTGGCCTTCCGCGGGCACCCGCGGGcgctgctgaaggagctggaggcggcgcggccggcggcggtggcggcgctGGCGCACTCGGGGCGGCGGCTGGCGCTGGGCGCGGCgccgggggcgggggcggcgccgGGGGCGTGCGGGCGCTGCGGCGCCGCGGCCAGCGGGGAGCTGTGCATGGCCTGCGTGCTGCTGGCCGCGCTGGACCAGGGCCGGCCCCGGCTGGCGTTGGGCAAGCGCAGGCTCAGGGTGGCCACCGAGGGcgggggagggcaggggggtgGTGGATActggg GGGTGGTGGTCAAGGGGTCGGTGGCCACCAGGATGGAGGAAGTGGCCACAGGGAGGGTGGACAAAGCTCTGGTGGCCCCGCTGGTGGCCGGGCGGTGGCCGCCCCGGTGGCCgtggagctgcagggccatggtggccatggtggtggccctggtggccccgGTGGCCGGGCGGTGGCCGCCCCGGTGGCCgtggagctgcagggccatgGTGGCCCCggtggtggccctggtggccccgGTGGCCGGGCGGTGGCCGCCCCGGTGGCCGTGGAGCTGCAGGGCCGCGCCGGGCGCTCGGAGCGGCGCCGCCTCCGCGCCTTCGGCCACGGGGGGAGGGGCCCGGGGGGCACccggggggggggtgggggacaTCTGGGACTtctga
- the LOC132341389 gene encoding splicing factor 3A subunit 2-like isoform X1: MAPPRCSRCPLPSALLRSRSLLPFCRRCFLRAFEAETLQALLQPGPGLPPPKLGVPPQNHGVLPQNLQNPGVLPQNPGVLPQNPGVPPQNLQNPGVPPQNPGVLPPKLQNPGVPPQNPGVPPQNPGVPPQNPGIPPQNLQNTGVTPQNPGVPPPNPRVPPQNPGVPPPNPRVPPQNPGVLPPKLQNPGVPPQNPGVPPQNPGVPPQNPGVPPQNPGVNSQNLLNPPQNSLNSPQNSGIPPQNSEIPPQNSGIPPQNSGIPPQNSEIPPQNVRISPQNVEISSLNVEISPQNSGIPPQNSEIPPQNSGIPPPNSEIPPQNSGLPPQISGAAAPPPRRCPQPGDAVAVAASGGKDSTVLAHLLAHLSREHHLGLRLALLGVDEGIRGYRDEALAVLRGVGAGLPLPLLLVSHRELFGWGVDELGGALGGAEPLHRVRSVPETRPGESGTGDGSGLDRHW; the protein is encoded by the exons GCAGGCGCTGCTGCAGCCCGGGCCCGGCCTGCCGCCCCCAAAACTCGGGGTTCCGCCCCAAAATCACGGGGTTCTGCcacaaaacctccaaaatcccggggttctgccccaaaatcctggggttctgccccaaaatcccggggTTCCGCCCcaaaatcttcaaaatcctggggttccgccccaaaatcccggggTTCTgcccccaaaactccaaaatcccggggttccaccccaaaatcctggggttccgccccaaaatcccggggttccgccccaaaatcctgggattccACCACAAAACCTCCAAAATACCGGGGTTACGCCTCAAAACCCTGGGGttccacccccaaatcccagggttccgccccaaaatcccggggttccgcccccaaatcccagggttccgccccaaaatcccggggTTCTgcccccaaaactccaaaatcccGGG GTtccgccccaaaatcccggggttccgccccaaaatcccggg gttccaccccaaaatcctggggttccaccccaaaatcctggagtTAACTCTCAAAACCTCCTgaatcccccccaaaactccc tgaactccccccaaaattcaggaattcccccccaaaattcagaaattcccccccaaaattcaggaattcccccccaaaattcaggaattcccccccaaaattcagaaattcccccccaaaatgtgAGAATTTCACCCCAGAATGTGGAAATTTCCTCCCTAAATGTGGaaatttcccctcaaaattcAGGAATTCCCCCACAAAATTCagaaattcccccccaaaattcaggaattccccccccaaattcagaaattcccccccaaaattccggcctccccccccaaatttcgggagccgccgccccgcccccccggcggtgtccccagcccggtgACGCGGTGGCGGTGGCGGCCTCGGGGGGCAAGGACAGCACGGTGCTGGCTCACCTGCTGGCTCACCTGAGCCGCGAGCATCACCTGGGGCTGCGCCTGGCGCTGCTGGGCGTGGACGAGGGGATCCGCGGCTACCGCGACGAGGCGCTGGCCGTGCTCCGCGGGGTGGGGGCGGGgctgcccctccccctcctgctGGTCTCCCACCGGGAGCTCTTCGGGTGGGGCGTGGACGAGCTGGGCGGGGCCCTGGGGGGGGCGGAGCCGCTGCACCGTGTGCGGAGTGTTCCGGAGACACGCCCTGGAGAGAGCGGCACGGGAGATGGGAGCGGACTGGATCGCCACTGGTGA